One Archangium violaceum genomic window, GAAGATTCCCTGGCGCGAGTGCCGCGACATCCTCGAGGAGAAGCTCTTCCAGCTGGTGGCCGCTCCCGAGAGCCGGGGTGAGCTGCGCGGTTTCCTGGGCAGCTATGCGCAAGGCAAGGGGGAGGCGCGGTGGTGCACCCGGGCGAGCCTGCTGCTCGCCAGGAACCTCGAAGAGGGAGGACCGTTGGCCGTCATCGAGAACCTCAGTGAGCTGCTGGCGTACTTCGAGGCGCCCGTGGAGGGGCTGCGAGGCGCCCTGCAGGCGCTGGTGGCCAGCATCCACGAGGACAAGGAGCTCGCGCGGCACCGGCTCGTGGCGGACAAGTGCTGGGAGCACCTCGAGCCCAAGAAGGAGCCGGGCCTGGCGCTCGTGCTGCTGTGGCTGGAGGAGCGCATCTTCCGGGTGGCGCTGCGCCAGGGCGTGGAGGATTCCTTCGAGCGCCGCAACCGGGCGCGCGAGCGGGTACGCGAGTTGCCGGTGGCGGAGGCGCTGTACTGGCTGTCCGAGGAGTGCGTGGACCTGTGGCCCCGCTTCGAGTCGGAGCGCCGGCCCGGAGCGGACGACTTGTCCGCGTGGAGGCAGGAGGTCGTCCGCCGCTTCGTGAAGAAGCCGGTGCTGCGCAAGGCGGCCATCGAGTTCTTCCTGTGGTGCGCGCCGGACGCGGCGGCCTCCGAGGCCGAGCTGGTGACGCTGTCGTTGGTGAAGACGTCCACGGACCGGCGGCTCCTGCGGCGGCTGGGTGAGCACCCCTCCACGCGCGTGCGCTTCCGCGTGAGGGCCATCAATGCGTGGCTCGCCGCCGGGCCCGAGTCCGCACCGGAGCCACAGACACCGGCGACGCTGACGGGGGCACTGCGTCACCTGCGCGCCTCGGGGGCGATGACGCTCGGTGGGGGCAGGACGTGGCTGCGGGACCGGGATCTCGAGGAACTGCTCCTGGGGGCGTTCAGCCGCGTGGAGCGGGACTTCTCCGCGCGCTACCCGGAGCACTTCCGCGAGGACGAGGCGCGCCTGGTGACCCGGCTGCTCGAGGATCTGAAGCACGAGTTCGAGAGCATCCGCTCGGACCTGTCGATCCTGCTTTCGCAGGGGCAGCCCGTGCCGCTGGAGCTGGACCTCCAGTACCGGAGAACGCGTGCGCCCGTGGAGGGCGAGTCCGCCCCGGAGGGACTGAGGCCCGGAGGCGTGGAGCTGGCCTTCGTGCTGAAGGTCGAGGTGGAGTCGTTCCTCACGACGAAGCGTGCGGTGCTGGTGCAGGCGACGAAGCTGGAGCGGCGAGGGGAAGGGCAGTGGGCGCCAAACATCCGGCTGGCACGGGAGCAGGTGGACGGGCTGCTCGGGCAGAGCGAGTCCTCTTTCTGCCTGTTCCTGGTGCCGCCCTCGCTGCGGGCCGAGTGCTGGATGGTGCCGGCGCGGATGGTGCGAGGCCTGATGGAGGCACAGGGCTCGCTGTCGACGGTGTCACGCGAGGGAGCACAGCGGGTGGCGCGCTCGCTGGCGCAGTGGATGACCTACGATCTGCTGGGCCTGTGGACCGGAGATGACCGGCCCGCCGTGCTGGAGCGGGCCGAGGGGAACCCGGAGCGGGGCCCGGACTTCATCGTGGAGATCTCCGTCCGCAAGACCGGGCGGTGACGCGCTACGACTTGGTGGAGCGTCCGACGAGGGGAACTTGTCCCCGCGGCAGCGAGTGTCCAACCGGAGTCTGGCCCCGGTGGCACTCCGCCCCACGTGCGGGAGCCCAATCGCTCACACTCGCCAATCCGATACTTGGGCAGCAGCTCCGCGCGGCAGCCCACGAGCCAGAATGCAGGGGCGACGCTAGAACTTCCCCATATGGCCCAGCGCTTCTTCAAGCTCTCCGACGACGTCTATGTCCCTCACCGCTGGCATCTGAATACCCCCATTGATGGCCAGGGCAACAAGGTGCACGACTGGGACTTCAAGAGAGGAACGCCCGTGCACCTGGTGGGACGGTTGAGGATCCCCATTCAGGTTGCAGGCAGGCCGCTGGACTTCTCCGAGGCGGGATTGAGCATCCCTGTCGTCCACGTCAAGGTGGCCCCCATGCTGTCGGAGCGGGCCCCGGTGATGTGAGCTCATTCCCGCGGATATCGAAGGCCAACCGGATCAGTACCTCGTCCTCGTGGCAACTCGTCTCATCCGCTGCATCGACGAGAAATCCTCCAAGGTGCAGTTCTGGCGACCCGAGGATGGCCTTCCCGAGAAGGTGGGTCAGTACTGGGCCGTAGATGACATGCGCATTGACAAGGCGAAGGTGGGGAGCGCCAAGGTGTTCCGTCCCGAGGGATGGGAGGTCGTCCTTATCGCCTCCGAGGAGATCAAGGACGCTTTACAGCGCATGGGCGCTACCGGCACGAGATTCGAGGAGGTTTAGTCGTGCTCCGGGAGCATTTCGTCGTCGCCGATGAGCAGGGCCGCGGCGATGACCAACAGGACGAAGCACCCCACGCCGATCGCCACCGGCCCGGGTCTGAATCGCGTCTTCCTCGGAGAGCACCACCTCGCTGCTCTCGAGGTCCTCCAGGCCCTCCACCCACGTGATGGGCTCGCCCATGTTTCCCTTCGCGCGAGCCACCACGCGAACCCGGGCCTGTCGTGCGCAGAGCCCGGCCACCTCCGCGTTGTACTCGCCGGAGGCCTCGAGGCGCACGCTGGTGGGGCCGGGGTAGAACTGGAGCTGCCACTGGCCACTGGCGAGCCGATCACACCCCATGAACCGGGTTTCTCGTTCGATGCGCGGGCCCAGGTATCGGAAGAGGGTCATCCACGCCATCATCGCGGCCACCCCGAAAAGCAGGACAGCGAAACCCAGGGAGGCCCAGGGCGAGAGGGGTTCACGGGCGGGCATGTCCCGTGAGGTTAGCAGGAGCGGGTCCTTTCGCCCCACACACGCTGGGTCCCCCGCGAGCACGTCTCAGTCCTGAGCGCGCTCGTACTGCGGCGGCCACGCCACCTCCGCGTGGAGCTCGCGCGCCGCGTGCAGGGGCCAGTACGGATTTCGCAACAGCTCGCGCGCGAGGATGACCATGTCCGCCTGCTCCGTGCGCAGGATGTGATCCGCCTGGAACGCGGAGCGGATGAAGCCCACGGCGCCGGTGGGGATACCGGCCTCCTTGCGGATGCGCTCGGCGAAGGGAGTCTGGTAGCCGGGCCCCGCGGGAATCTTCACCCCGGGAACGATGGCGCCCGAGGAGCAGTCGATGAGATCCGCTCCGTCCTCCTTCATCAGCTTCGAGAGGGCGACGGTGTCCTCGAGCGTCCAGCCGCCCTCGACCCAGTCGGAGCAGGAGAAGCGCACGAAGAGGGGGAGCTCCTCGGGCCAGCTCTTGCGCACGGCCTGCACCACCTCGCGGGTGAGCCGCACGCGGTTCTCGAACGAGCCTCCGTAGCGATCGGTGCGGCGGTTGGACAGGGGCGAGAGGAACTCGTGCAGCAGGTAGCCGTGTGCGGCGTGGATCTCCAGCTGGCGGAACCCCGCGGTGCGCGCGCGCTCGGCGGCCGCGACGAAGGCCCGGAGCACACGCTGGATGCCCGCGTCATCGAGCGCCTCGGGCTCCGAATAGCCTTCATCGAAGGGAACGGCGCTCGGTGCGACGGTCTTCCACCCATTCTTCTCGTCGGGCGCGATGGGGCCCCCGCCCTCCCAGGGACGTTTCGTGGACGCCTTGCGCCCCGCGTGCGCGAGCTGGATTCCCGCGATGGCGCCGTGCTCGTGGATGAAGCGCACGATGCGCTCGAGCGGCGCGATGTGCTCGTCCTTCCAGAGGCCGAGGTCCTGCGGCGAGATGCGCCCGATGTCCTCGACGGCGGTGGCCTCGAAGATGATCAACCCCGCGCCTCCGACGGCCCGGGTGCCCAGGTGGACGAAGTGCCAGTCGTTCGCGAAGCCGTCCTCGCTCGAGTACTGGCACATGGGTGAGACGGCGATGCGGTTCCTGAACGTCACCCCGCGCAGGGTCAGCGGGGTGAACAGCAGGCTGCTCATGGTGCCTCCAGCATGTCGACGTCGAGCCGGGAGGAGCCCGGCTCGGGCGCGGACATCCTGGGACGCCTTGAGCACGATGTCGCGGATTCTCTCGCGCTCTGAAGCGCCCGCGACACTTCAGGCGGTGACGTGCTTGAACAGTTTGCCGGCCATCAACAGCGCGAGCCCGCCCAGCAGCACCGGCACGGCGTTGAGCTCGATGGCGAAGCTCAGGCTGCTCAGGTCGGCCACCTTGCCGATGGCGGTGGGCGAGATGGCGTCGCCCAGCATGTGGATGAACAGCACGTTGAGGCCCATGGCGAAGGCGCGGAACGCCGGGGGCACGCCGTTGACGATGGCCGCGTTGATGGGGCCGCTGTTGAGGAAGATGAAGAACTGCGCCAGGAAGATGATGGCGAACATCGGCGCGTGCGAGTCCACCTTCGTCGAGAGGAACATGAGGGGCGCCGCGATCAACAGCCCCACGCCCGACATGCGCAGGCCACCGCCCTCCATCCTCCGGTCCATCTTGTCGCCCAGCCAGCCTCCGGCGATCGTCCCCAACAGGCCCGCCGTGGCGGTGACGGCGCCGGAGTTGAAGCCCGCGGCGCCCGGGGACATCCCGCGCTCGCTGACGAGGAAGGTGGGCAGCCAGTACCCGAGCCCTCCGATGGCGAACGTCATCAGTGTGTAGCCCGTCGTGGTCCACCAGAAGGCCCTGTTGCTCGCCAGTCCCTTGAGGCCCACGAGGAAGGGCAGCTTCGTCTTCGCCTCGGGCCCATCCATGGCGCCGCGCTGGGGCTCGGGCATGAAGAAGGCCATGGTGCCCAGCACGAGGCCCGGCGCGCCGCCCACGAAGAAGGCCATGTGCCACGAGTAGGCCTGGCTCAGCCACCCGCCCAGCCCGTACCCCACCGCCGCTCCCACGGGAATGGCGATGTAGAAGAAGGACAGCACCCGCGTGCGCTGCTCTCTCGGGAAGAGGTCGGAGATGATGGACGGGGCCACCGCGCCGTACCCCGCCTCGCCGATGCCCACGGCGGCCCGGGCCACCATCAGCATGAAGAAGGTGGTGGCCAGGCCCGAGGCCCCCGTCGCCAGGCTCCACAGCAGCACGCCAGCGGCCACCAGGTAGCGCCGCGGCAGGCGGTCCCCGAGGAATCCGCTCACCGGCGAGGCCAGCATGAACACCAGCATGAAGAAGCTGCCCAGGTAGCCCGCCTGCGTGTTGGTGAGCTGGAAGTCCTGTTTGATGTAGGGCAGGGCGACCGTGACGATGTACCGGTCGAGGTAGTTGACCAGGTTGATGAGCGAGAGGATGAGCAGCGCGTAGTGGCTGGTGCGCGTGGCGGTGGGAGCGGGGGCGGCCACGGCGGTGGGGTGACTCATGAGAGGGGGGCTCCGAAACGGTGCGCGAGCAGGCCCCAGCGCAGGCCTCGGTCGCTCACGAGGCAGCGCGCGAGCCCGAGTGCCCGCAGGCCCTCGAGCAGGATGAGTGCTCCGGCGGGAATCACGTCCGCGCGCTTGGGCTGGAGGCCGGGTAGCTTCTGGCGCTCGGCGAGGGGCAGCCGGCACAGCTTGTCCGCCAGCGCCTCCAACTGCACGAGCGTGAGGGTGCCACCGTGCACACGCTCGGAGTCATACGGATCGATGGCGTGCTGCACGGCGAAGAGCGTCGTCACCGTGCCGGCGATGCCCACGAGCTGCGCGCCCGGAGGGCAGGAGGGCATCGAGGAGAACGTCTCGCGCAGGTGCGACTCCACGCGGGCCCGGTCCTCGGCCGTCAGTGGATCCGCGTGCACGTAGCGCTCGGTCATGCGCACCGAGCCCACGTCGAAGCTGTGCCGGAAGGACACGCGGCCCTGCGTGTCGCCGTAGATGAACTCGGTGGAGCCGCCGCCGATGTCCACCACCACCAGCGGCCCGGAGGCCTGACGCCCGAAGTCCGCGTACGCCGAGGTGAAGGACAGCTGCGCCTCCAGCTCGCCGGAGATGATCTCCACCGTGACACCGGCGCGGGCCCTGGCGGCGGAGAGGAACTCGGCGCCGTTCTCCGCGTCGCGCGCGGCGCTGGTGGCGGACACGGCGATGGCCTCCGCGCCCAGGTTGCGCGCCTCGGTGGCGAAATCGGAGAGCACCTGGAGGGTGGCCTCCATGCCCTCGGGTGAGAGGCGGCGGCTCTTGTCCACGCCGCGGCCCAGGCGGGTGATTTCGGCGCGCTCCTGAACGGCCTGGAAGCGGCCATCGGGCTGGCGGTCGGCGACGAGCAGGAGGACCGAGTTGGTCCCCACATCGATGGTGGCGTAACGAGGCATCCGCCGGAGCTTATCAGCCCAGAAGCGCCCCCAAAGCCTCCGCCAATCGTTGGTACTCCGCGTGCGAGTTGTAGAGCTGGGCCGACACGCGCACGTGACGGTGCGGGGGCCGGGGCCAGGGGGTGATGGGGACCTCGATGCGGTGCTCGAAGAGGAGCCGGTCCTGGAGTGGATCCAACCCGAGCACCGAGGGCCGTGCCGGGAAGCCGTCCGGGAGGGGTACGGTGGCCATGGAGCCCACCATGTCCTCGGGGCACTGGGGCGCGACCCCGAGCCGCTGGCACAGGAAGGCGCGAGCCGCGAGCGCCTTGGCCCGGTTGGAGGCCATCACCTCGGGCCAGCCGCCGGGCTGCATGCCGCCCATCACCTCCAGGACCTTGGGGATGCAGAGGAAGGGGGTGGGATCGTTCGTCCCGAGCCAGTCGAAGTCCAGGCGGAACTGGGAGCGGTCCTCGCGCCGCGAGTTGTACCCGTGGCTGATGACGACGGGGCGGATGCCCGGCTGCAGATCCCTGCGTACGTAGAGGAAGGCCGCTCCCTTGGGCGCGCACAGCCACTTGTGGCAGTTGCCGGTGTAATACGCGGCGCCGAGCTGGCGCAGGGACAGGGGCACCTGCCCGGGTCCGTGGGCGCCATCCACGAGTGTCTCCACGCCCCGCTCTCGCATCGCGTGCACGAGCGTGGCCACGGGAAGCACCAGGGCCGTCTGGCTCGTGATGTGGTCGATGAGCAGCAGTCGGGTGCGCTCGGTGACATGGGCGAGCACCGCGTCCACCACGGCCTGCGGTGATGGCACGGGCCAGGGCAGCTTCGCCACCACCACTTTCACGCCCCAGCGGCTGGCCACGAAGTCGAGCGCGTTCTTGGATGCGTTGTACTCGTGGTCCGTGGTGAGCAGCTCGTCGCCTGGGGCGAAGCGCAGCGACTGGAGCACCGTGTTGACGCCCGTGGTGGCGTTGTTGATGAACGCGAGGTCATCCGGGTCCGCGTCCAGGAAGGCCCCGAGCGAGGCACGGGCCGCGTCGGCCAGGGCCTCGAGCTCCCGGTGGAGGAAGCGCACCGGCTCGGCCTCCATGCGGGCGCGCAGCCGGGACTGCTCCTCGAGCACCCGCGTGGGGCAGGCGCCGTAGGAACCGTGGTTGAGGAAGGTCACCTCGGGATCGAGCGACCAGTAGGAGCGGAAGGGAGACTCATCCATGGGCACGCGGACTGTAGACCCTCACACCCGGCCTGTCAGCGAGCGCGGGGGGGTGGATGGACGAAACCGGAGCTCCTCGGACAGACTCATGGCGGATTCGGTGTCCTCCCGCTCGCTCGCCGCCCGCGTTTCCCAAGGGAGCTCTCATGTCCACCGCCGCCACCGCCCAACCCCTCAATCCGAACGCCTCGGAGTACCAGTACA contains:
- a CDS encoding Ppx/GppA phosphatase family protein, encoding MPRYATIDVGTNSVLLLVADRQPDGRFQAVQERAEITRLGRGVDKSRRLSPEGMEATLQVLSDFATEARNLGAEAIAVSATSAARDAENGAEFLSAARARAGVTVEIISGELEAQLSFTSAYADFGRQASGPLVVVDIGGGSTEFIYGDTQGRVSFRHSFDVGSVRMTERYVHADPLTAEDRARVESHLRETFSSMPSCPPGAQLVGIAGTVTTLFAVQHAIDPYDSERVHGGTLTLVQLEALADKLCRLPLAERQKLPGLQPKRADVIPAGALILLEGLRALGLARCLVSDRGLRWGLLAHRFGAPLS
- a CDS encoding NADH:flavin oxidoreductase/NADH oxidase, with product MSSLLFTPLTLRGVTFRNRIAVSPMCQYSSEDGFANDWHFVHLGTRAVGGAGLIIFEATAVEDIGRISPQDLGLWKDEHIAPLERIVRFIHEHGAIAGIQLAHAGRKASTKRPWEGGGPIAPDEKNGWKTVAPSAVPFDEGYSEPEALDDAGIQRVLRAFVAAAERARTAGFRQLEIHAAHGYLLHEFLSPLSNRRTDRYGGSFENRVRLTREVVQAVRKSWPEELPLFVRFSCSDWVEGGWTLEDTVALSKLMKEDGADLIDCSSGAIVPGVKIPAGPGYQTPFAERIRKEAGIPTGAVGFIRSAFQADHILRTEQADMVILARELLRNPYWPLHAARELHAEVAWPPQYERAQD
- a CDS encoding aminotransferase class V-fold PLP-dependent enzyme, whose protein sequence is MDESPFRSYWSLDPEVTFLNHGSYGACPTRVLEEQSRLRARMEAEPVRFLHRELEALADAARASLGAFLDADPDDLAFINNATTGVNTVLQSLRFAPGDELLTTDHEYNASKNALDFVASRWGVKVVVAKLPWPVPSPQAVVDAVLAHVTERTRLLLIDHITSQTALVLPVATLVHAMRERGVETLVDGAHGPGQVPLSLRQLGAAYYTGNCHKWLCAPKGAAFLYVRRDLQPGIRPVVISHGYNSRREDRSQFRLDFDWLGTNDPTPFLCIPKVLEVMGGMQPGGWPEVMASNRAKALAARAFLCQRLGVAPQCPEDMVGSMATVPLPDGFPARPSVLGLDPLQDRLLFEHRIEVPITPWPRPPHRHVRVSAQLYNSHAEYQRLAEALGALLG
- a CDS encoding spinster family MFS transporter; amino-acid sequence: MSHPTAVAAPAPTATRTSHYALLILSLINLVNYLDRYIVTVALPYIKQDFQLTNTQAGYLGSFFMLVFMLASPVSGFLGDRLPRRYLVAAGVLLWSLATGASGLATTFFMLMVARAAVGIGEAGYGAVAPSIISDLFPREQRTRVLSFFYIAIPVGAAVGYGLGGWLSQAYSWHMAFFVGGAPGLVLGTMAFFMPEPQRGAMDGPEAKTKLPFLVGLKGLASNRAFWWTTTGYTLMTFAIGGLGYWLPTFLVSERGMSPGAAGFNSGAVTATAGLLGTIAGGWLGDKMDRRMEGGGLRMSGVGLLIAAPLMFLSTKVDSHAPMFAIIFLAQFFIFLNSGPINAAIVNGVPPAFRAFAMGLNVLFIHMLGDAISPTAIGKVADLSSLSFAIELNAVPVLLGGLALLMAGKLFKHVTA